From the Streptomyces sp. Tu 2975 genome, one window contains:
- a CDS encoding methionyl-tRNA formyltransferase yields the protein MRVVMFGYQTWGHRTLQALLDSEHDVVLVVTHPKSEHAYEKIWSDSVADLAEEHGVPVLIRNRPDDEELFMRLKEADPDIIVANNWRTWIPPRIFGLPRHGTLNVHDSLLPKYAGFSPLIWALINGEPEVGVTAHMMDDELDAGDIVVQQAVPVGPADTATDLFHRTVDLIAPVTTEALALIASGRTDFTEQDRSQASFFHKRSAEDIRIDWTWPAQDLERLVRAQSAPYPSAFTFHKGKRLEILAAVVSEGRYGGTPGRIFYRESGGVVIVAGADARTGRNHGLAITRVRTEDGDEMAATDYFTSMGGYLTSRP from the coding sequence ATGCGGGTCGTCATGTTCGGGTATCAGACCTGGGGGCACCGCACCCTGCAAGCGCTCCTGGATTCCGAACACGACGTGGTGCTGGTCGTGACGCATCCCAAGAGCGAGCACGCGTACGAGAAGATCTGGAGCGACTCGGTCGCCGACCTCGCGGAGGAGCACGGCGTGCCGGTGCTGATCCGCAACAGGCCCGACGACGAGGAGCTGTTCATGCGGCTCAAGGAGGCCGACCCGGACATCATCGTCGCGAACAACTGGCGGACCTGGATCCCGCCGCGCATCTTCGGGCTGCCCCGTCACGGCACCCTCAACGTCCATGACTCGCTGCTGCCGAAGTACGCCGGTTTCTCCCCGCTGATCTGGGCCCTCATCAACGGCGAACCCGAAGTGGGCGTCACCGCGCACATGATGGACGACGAGCTCGACGCCGGCGACATCGTCGTCCAGCAGGCCGTGCCGGTCGGGCCGGCGGACACCGCAACCGACCTGTTCCACAGGACCGTCGACCTCATCGCCCCGGTCACCACCGAGGCGCTCGCCCTCATCGCGTCCGGGCGCACCGACTTCACCGAGCAGGACCGGTCGCAGGCGAGCTTCTTCCACAAGCGGTCCGCCGAGGACATCCGCATCGACTGGACCTGGCCCGCGCAAGACCTCGAGCGGCTGGTCCGCGCCCAGTCCGCGCCTTACCCGAGCGCCTTCACCTTCCACAAGGGCAAGCGCCTGGAGATCCTTGCCGCGGTCGTGTCCGAGGGCCGCTACGGCGGCACCCCCGGCCGCATCTTCTACCGGGAATCGGGCGGCGTGGTGATCGTTGCCGGGGCCGACGCCCGCACCGGCCGCAACCACGGTCTGGCGATCACCCGGGTACGGACGGAGGACGGCGACGAGATGGCCGCGACCGACTACTTCACCTCGATGGGCGGCTACCTGACGAGCCGCCCCTGA